The Miscanthus floridulus cultivar M001 chromosome 7, ASM1932011v1, whole genome shotgun sequence genome includes a region encoding these proteins:
- the LOC136464701 gene encoding thioredoxin-1-like, whose translation MNNSYYFYWEGQWYWSRNQRSWSKPNDGKRYPAVNIVILTKGSYEYAWGEQTVTEPPQDSSPDRDRVIVIKDMKQWESHWDQAAPYNKLLVYEFYEKNNSLCKAMDKPFEKLANRYKGKADFCKLDVDNLEFLAGLCGVEGAYPTFVLFKNFKQVGKVVGIKEDELERSIQRNLSRDVEYYD comes from the exons ATGAACAACAGCTACTATTTCTACTGGGAGGGGCAGTGGTATTGGTCGAGGAATCAGCGGAGCTGGAGCAAACCTAACGATG GTAAACGTTATCCTGCAGTCAATATAGTTATATTAACTAAGGGCTCCTACGAATATGCGTGGGGCGAGCAAACAGTAACCGAACCCCCTCAGGATAGCTCTCCCGATCGTGACCGTGTGATCGTGATCAAAGATATGAAGCAATGGGAATCGCATTGGGACCAGGCTGCTCCATACAACAAGCTG TTGGTGTATGAGTTCTACGAAAAGAATAACTCACTGTGCAAGGCCATGGACAAGCCGTTTGAGAAACTCGCCAATCGGTACAAAGGCAAGGCCGACTTCTGCAAGTTGGACGTCGACAACTTGGAG TTTTTGGCGGGGCTTTGCGGAGTGGAGGGAGCGTATCCGACGTTCGTGCTATTCAAAAACTTCAAACAGGTGGGCAAGGTCGTCGGCATCAAGGAGGACGAACTCGAGCGGAGCATCCAGCGAAACTTATCGAGAGATGTTGAGTATTATGACTAG